The following proteins come from a genomic window of Vallitaleaceae bacterium 9-2:
- a CDS encoding AraC family transcriptional regulator gives MDKPTTYNSRVGFRCLRNIKRQTNDLYLVHCGHQHCTPGYTYNHKTPNENHLHFILSGKGSLTINGTTYALKKDDLFLIPKSVPIDYAADMNDPWEYMWVTFDGEMAIDYLQHAGLSADHPVAASGIPTASYLPLIRKILDSNELTFTNEIKRVGYLFDIISTLIDAQNEKRNKKNRYDYSSETYVEHALQYIAINYKQEIKVSDIADYVGINRSYLTTIFKKELNVSPQEYLINYRLGKAAKLLETTQLPIKDVALETGYNNPLNFSKMFKNSYGKSPKTYREQI, from the coding sequence ATGGACAAACCCACAACTTATAATTCGCGCGTCGGTTTCCGTTGTCTGCGTAACATAAAGCGTCAAACCAATGATCTATACCTTGTTCATTGCGGACATCAGCACTGCACTCCCGGATATACCTATAATCATAAAACCCCTAACGAAAATCATCTGCATTTCATTTTAAGCGGGAAGGGCAGTCTTACCATTAATGGTACTACCTATGCTTTAAAAAAAGATGATCTTTTTTTAATTCCAAAATCGGTTCCTATCGATTATGCCGCGGATATGAACGATCCTTGGGAATATATGTGGGTAACTTTTGACGGAGAGATGGCGATAGACTATCTTCAACACGCAGGCTTATCCGCTGATCATCCGGTTGCAGCTTCCGGAATACCTACCGCTTCATACTTGCCTCTCATTCGAAAAATTCTAGATTCAAATGAATTGACTTTTACCAACGAAATTAAGCGTGTAGGTTATCTATTTGATATTATATCGACATTGATTGATGCACAGAATGAAAAAAGAAATAAAAAAAATCGCTATGATTACTCAAGCGAGACTTACGTTGAACACGCTTTGCAATATATAGCGATTAATTATAAACAAGAGATTAAAGTCAGCGATATCGCAGACTATGTCGGTATCAACCGATCATATTTAACAACCATTTTTAAAAAAGAACTCAATGTCTCACCCCAAGAATATCTTATTAATTACCGCCTTGGAAAAGCAGCCAAGTTGTTGGAAACAACTCAGCTGCCTATTAAAGACGTCGCACTTGAGACCGGGTATAATAATCCACTGAATTTTTCTAAAATGTTTAAAAACTCTTATGGGAAAAGTCCCAAGACATATCGTGAACAAATTTAA
- a CDS encoding carbohydrate ABC transporter permease produces the protein MQNRKILNSIILHTVLIIGSIVMLVPFLWMVLTAFKTISESTQMNPFVIFPTQWRTDAFESVMTKMNFGRLYWNTFVLMLGRVFFAVITATLAGYAFGRLRFKGRDLMFSLVIFQMMVPVQIFIIPQYLIVSKLGMLNTSFALIFPGLVTAFGTFLLRQSYMSLPKDLEEAARLDGCNIGQTFLYVMAPLTRSAMVALGIFTALFAFKDLMWPLVVNTEQSTIPLSAALAKIQGQFSANYPELMAASLLAVIPMIIIYLFFQRQFIQGIATSGGKL, from the coding sequence ATGCAAAACAGAAAAATACTCAATTCGATTATCTTACATACGGTATTAATTATTGGCTCAATTGTTATGCTTGTCCCTTTCCTATGGATGGTGTTAACTGCATTTAAGACAATATCAGAGTCAACGCAGATGAACCCATTTGTGATTTTTCCAACGCAATGGCGTACAGACGCATTCGAATCAGTAATGACAAAGATGAATTTTGGGCGCTTATACTGGAATACTTTTGTACTTATGTTGGGACGTGTGTTTTTTGCGGTCATTACAGCAACGTTGGCAGGCTATGCCTTTGGACGTCTTCGGTTTAAGGGACGTGACTTGATGTTTAGCCTAGTGATTTTTCAAATGATGGTACCGGTGCAGATTTTTATTATTCCTCAATACTTGATTGTTAGCAAGTTAGGTATGCTTAACACAAGTTTTGCACTGATATTTCCGGGGCTTGTTACAGCCTTTGGTACGTTCTTATTGCGACAATCCTATATGAGTTTGCCAAAAGACTTGGAGGAAGCGGCTCGACTTGACGGATGTAATATCGGGCAAACCTTTTTATATGTGATGGCGCCGTTGACGCGCTCGGCAATGGTTGCTTTGGGAATATTTACAGCACTCTTTGCCTTTAAAGACTTGATGTGGCCATTAGTTGTCAATACAGAACAAAGTACGATTCCCCTATCGGCAGCTTTAGCAAAAATACAAGGTCAATTTTCGGCAAATTATCCTGAACTTATGGCTGCATCTTTACTTGCGGTTATTCCGATGATTATCATCTATCTTTTCTTTCAAAGACAGTTTATTCAAGGTATTGCTACCAGTGGTGGTAAGTTGTAG
- a CDS encoding metalloregulator ArsR/SmtB family transcription factor, with product MSDKKIDFETCQCNVFHEDIIRSVHQKMPEDEQLYELADLFKVFGDSTRIKIIFALFTEEMCVCDIAALLGMSQSAISHQLRVLKQARLVKYRKEGKVVYYALDDDHIKNIFDQGLNHIME from the coding sequence ATGTCAGATAAGAAGATAGATTTTGAGACGTGTCAGTGCAATGTATTTCATGAAGATATTATTCGAAGTGTTCATCAGAAGATGCCGGAAGACGAACAACTGTATGAGTTAGCAGATTTATTTAAAGTATTTGGTGATTCAACACGAATTAAGATTATATTTGCGCTATTTACTGAAGAAATGTGTGTGTGTGACATTGCAGCGCTTCTTGGTATGTCTCAGTCAGCGATATCACATCAGCTGCGTGTACTTAAGCAGGCACGTTTGGTCAAGTACAGAAAAGAAGGCAAAGTTGTCTACTATGCACTTGATGATGATCACATTAAGAACATCTTTGACCAGGGACTAAATCACATTATGGAATAG
- a CDS encoding MtnX-like HAD-IB family phosphatase — MKDFVFISDFDGTITKKDFYWILLEEYIGQKGIDYYYEWKKTQKIGTQFLNTVFTWHTFTEQERLDALNKVEIDKDLKPVIEEVHQQGGDFVILSAGFRYYIEYVLSQQGIQEVDVYTNDGSFKNNTFIMEPDKTSPFYSKLYGIDKEKVAIMHREKYKTIIFAGDSEPDYKAALHADVIFAKDELARLLDENGHAYKPYSCFQDILTYLQQRAK, encoded by the coding sequence ATGAAGGATTTTGTATTTATTTCAGATTTTGATGGAACCATAACAAAAAAAGATTTTTATTGGATTTTACTGGAAGAGTATATTGGACAAAAAGGTATTGATTATTATTATGAATGGAAAAAAACACAAAAAATTGGAACACAGTTTTTAAACACCGTCTTTACATGGCATACCTTTACAGAACAAGAACGACTAGATGCATTAAATAAAGTTGAAATCGATAAAGACCTAAAGCCAGTTATTGAAGAAGTACATCAGCAAGGTGGAGATTTTGTTATATTAAGTGCAGGGTTTCGCTATTATATTGAATATGTGCTGTCGCAACAAGGTATTCAAGAGGTTGATGTTTATACAAATGATGGAAGCTTCAAAAACAATACATTTATAATGGAACCGGATAAAACATCACCCTTTTATTCAAAACTTTATGGAATTGATAAAGAAAAAGTCGCAATCATGCATAGAGAAAAATATAAAACCATTATATTTGCAGGAGATTCTGAACCAGACTATAAAGCGGCACTTCATGCCGACGTCATCTTTGCAAAAGATGAATTAGCTAGGCTTTTAGATGAAAATGGACATGCCTATAAACCCTATTCGTGCTTTCAAGATATTCTAACTTACTTACAACAAAGAGCCAAATAA
- the cbiB gene encoding adenosylcobinamide-phosphate synthase CbiB — MIALLIGLIVDMIIGDPEHWTHPVRWIGRGIQKTEEIIYPFHNKRFMGGVLVVVILSVITGVVLGIDMTLNRLEWTWVRFGFHIYAFFAGIAFGSLVRIVKKVMIPFAAGDLDKARYELGFFVSRETKELTQEQVLKTVIETLAENTVDGIIAPVFYAFLGELFFQQGILCIWIYKGINTMDSMIGYKNARYQEFGYVAAKLDDVVNFIPARVGALLILGAGGLCGFDMKHGFKMVRRDHHKTESPNAGYPESAMAGLLGVQIGGTYTYFGKEKAKPTLGEALEPIHMKHVYQTKKLIWTMQVCMLILTCIVIMEGIL, encoded by the coding sequence ATGATTGCTCTTTTAATAGGATTAATCGTGGATATGATAATAGGAGATCCGGAGCATTGGACACATCCGGTGCGCTGGATTGGACGTGGCATACAAAAAACTGAAGAAATAATATACCCCTTTCATAATAAGCGTTTTATGGGAGGGGTACTTGTCGTTGTTATTTTATCAGTGATTACTGGGGTTGTTCTTGGTATTGACATGACCCTTAATAGGTTGGAGTGGACATGGGTAAGGTTCGGTTTTCATATATATGCTTTTTTTGCCGGAATTGCCTTTGGTTCTTTAGTGCGTATTGTAAAAAAAGTGATGATTCCTTTTGCGGCAGGAGACTTAGATAAGGCACGTTATGAGCTTGGCTTTTTTGTTAGCCGTGAGACCAAAGAGTTGACACAAGAGCAAGTGCTAAAAACAGTTATTGAAACATTGGCGGAAAATACAGTCGATGGTATTATTGCGCCTGTATTCTATGCCTTTTTGGGCGAACTTTTTTTTCAGCAAGGCATCTTGTGCATCTGGATCTATAAAGGCATTAACACCATGGATTCGATGATAGGCTATAAAAATGCACGCTATCAGGAGTTTGGTTACGTTGCAGCAAAATTAGATGATGTGGTTAACTTTATACCGGCACGTGTTGGCGCGCTTTTGATTCTTGGTGCGGGAGGACTGTGTGGTTTTGATATGAAGCATGGATTTAAGATGGTACGCCGCGACCATCATAAAACGGAAAGCCCCAATGCAGGATACCCGGAAAGTGCGATGGCAGGTCTTTTAGGGGTGCAAATTGGTGGAACCTATACATACTTTGGAAAAGAAAAAGCCAAACCAACCTTAGGTGAAGCTCTAGAACCCATTCATATGAAGCATGTATATCAAACCAAAAAACTCATCTGGACAATGCAAGTATGTATGCTTATTCTTACTTGTATTGTTATTATGGAGGGGATATTATGA
- a CDS encoding heavy metal translocating P-type ATPase: protein MGKNTKKEFRITGLDCAHCATKIEQGIQNIDGVSVASLNFASQTLTLHVQDGKDADQIYKEAGVLADHIEAGVALVDKDDTTASSKESLLNIKELSVLGVGVILFAMAIIGTFSPMIEFGLYFAAYLLIGGEVLLRAGKNILRGQVFDENFLMAIATIGAFAIGEYPEGVAVMLFYQVGELFQDLAINRSRRSIKELLDIKPEYANLVEGEKSRRVKPDEVTVGSRIIVKPGEKVPLDGVVLEGNSMVDTMALTGESMPRDIGKGDTILSGFINQNSVLTVEVTKVYADSTVAKIMDLVENASSKKAQTENFITTFAKYYTPAVVFSALALAIIPPIVTGGDFYDWIYRALIFLVVSCPCALVISIPLGFFGGIGGASRHGVLIKGSNYLEALNKVDTVVFDKTGTLTHGFFEVTQMIPHANTALSQEELLYYAAIGEVHSNHPIGLSILKAYGKTIDESRIVHYEDFAGKGAKVKYDQDEIVVGNDKMMRQMGVEFESVQSLGTIVYVALNNQYAGYIEIEDTIKEDAASTIKRLKKIGVHNIVMLTGDRKEVGQMVGAKLGISDVRAELLPGDKVTELETIVEAKAPSKRVAFVGDGVNDAPVLARADIGVAMGGLGSDAAIEAADIVLMTDEPSKIVSAMHIAKRTRSIVWQNIIFALGVKAIVLLMGAGGVATMWEAVFADVGVAFIAVLNAMRVMRIKDIH, encoded by the coding sequence ATGGGAAAGAACACAAAAAAAGAGTTTCGTATTACCGGGTTGGACTGTGCACACTGTGCAACCAAGATTGAACAGGGGATTCAAAATATTGACGGGGTCAGCGTTGCTTCGCTAAACTTTGCATCTCAAACATTAACACTGCATGTACAAGACGGAAAAGATGCAGACCAAATTTATAAAGAAGCAGGAGTACTGGCAGATCATATTGAAGCTGGTGTGGCACTAGTGGATAAAGACGATACGACGGCTTCGTCTAAAGAAAGTCTTCTCAATATAAAAGAATTGAGTGTTTTGGGTGTAGGCGTTATTTTATTTGCCATGGCGATTATAGGCACCTTTTCACCGATGATTGAGTTTGGACTTTATTTTGCAGCCTATTTACTCATTGGTGGTGAAGTTCTCTTGCGGGCAGGAAAAAATATCCTCCGCGGACAAGTATTTGACGAGAATTTTCTAATGGCGATAGCAACGATCGGAGCTTTTGCAATCGGTGAATATCCTGAAGGTGTAGCTGTTATGCTATTTTACCAGGTAGGAGAACTATTCCAAGACCTTGCAATAAATCGCTCTAGACGGTCCATTAAAGAATTGTTGGACATTAAGCCGGAATATGCAAACCTTGTTGAAGGTGAGAAGAGCCGACGGGTAAAACCGGATGAAGTAACTGTAGGAAGTCGAATCATAGTAAAACCAGGAGAAAAAGTACCTTTAGATGGTGTGGTTCTTGAAGGAAACTCCATGGTTGATACGATGGCATTAACTGGAGAGTCGATGCCAAGAGATATCGGAAAAGGCGATACGATTTTATCTGGGTTCATTAACCAAAACAGTGTATTAACAGTGGAAGTTACCAAAGTCTATGCAGATTCAACAGTAGCCAAAATCATGGATTTGGTGGAAAATGCAAGTAGCAAAAAAGCCCAAACAGAAAATTTTATTACAACATTTGCGAAGTATTACACACCGGCAGTTGTGTTTTCAGCATTAGCTTTAGCGATTATTCCGCCGATTGTGACGGGAGGCGATTTTTATGACTGGATTTATCGTGCGCTTATCTTCTTGGTCGTGTCGTGTCCTTGTGCTCTTGTTATTTCTATACCTTTAGGCTTTTTTGGAGGTATCGGTGGAGCGTCTAGACATGGTGTGTTAATAAAAGGCAGTAACTATCTTGAAGCATTAAATAAAGTGGATACAGTGGTATTTGATAAAACAGGGACATTGACCCATGGGTTCTTTGAAGTAACACAGATGATTCCACATGCAAATACCGCCTTAAGTCAAGAAGAACTGCTTTATTATGCAGCGATTGGTGAAGTGCACTCGAATCATCCGATTGGTCTATCAATACTAAAAGCCTATGGAAAAACCATAGACGAAAGTAGAATTGTTCATTATGAAGATTTTGCAGGCAAGGGTGCTAAGGTGAAGTATGACCAAGATGAAATTGTAGTCGGTAATGACAAGATGATGCGCCAGATGGGTGTGGAGTTTGAATCGGTGCAATCGTTGGGAACAATTGTATATGTGGCTCTTAATAATCAGTACGCAGGTTATATTGAAATAGAAGATACCATAAAAGAAGATGCAGCGTCAACGATTAAGCGATTAAAGAAAATCGGCGTCCATAATATTGTCATGCTGACAGGAGACCGTAAAGAAGTCGGTCAGATGGTAGGTGCAAAACTTGGGATATCCGATGTTCGTGCAGAATTACTTCCAGGAGATAAGGTAACCGAGCTTGAAACCATTGTGGAAGCAAAAGCACCTTCAAAACGCGTTGCCTTTGTAGGTGATGGAGTCAATGACGCCCCTGTGCTTGCACGTGCAGATATTGGTGTGGCAATGGGAGGCTTGGGTTCAGATGCGGCTATTGAAGCGGCAGATATTGTCTTAATGACCGATGAACCATCCAAGATCGTTTCGGCCATGCATATAGCAAAGCGTACACGAAGTATTGTTTGGCAGAACATTATTTTTGCTTTAGGTGTAAAAGCCATCGTATTGCTTATGGGTGCGGGAGGAGTTGCCACAATGTGGGAAGCCGTTTTTGCAGATGTTGGCGTTGCTTTTATTGCAGTGTTAAATGCTATGCGCGTCATGCGGATAAAAGATATTCATTAA
- the cobD gene encoding threonine-phosphate decarboxylase CobD, which yields MMPLHGANIQGTYAAYDVALPKEEIIDFSTNTNCIALTPALQKYWSELTQDIDCICQYPGAEHGQLIEAIAQMHQLSQERLLLVNGTNEAIYLLASLLSKKRVGIIEPTYPEYECALKAYNAHVVHIQYEDFCNDALDYSQVDALILCNPNNPTGQYLSYGDLEEKVEQMQAHGVLCIMDEAYMDFLPLKTDTIHAQTKQWAEKYRHVLFLRSLTKIFRIPGIRLGYVMAHPEYIKALEKRQPSWSVNRLAIALGIRLMVEQDYIQETKNYYHKERERVTQQLVGQGWKVLFSTVNFFVVEVSRADDLIVWCLRHGVVLRHTKNHKGLDGKYIRIGLQRPKENDRLLEVLKAYRHQE from the coding sequence ATGATGCCGTTACATGGAGCAAATATTCAAGGAACCTATGCGGCGTATGATGTAGCCTTACCAAAGGAAGAGATTATTGACTTTTCAACAAATACCAACTGCATTGCTCTTACACCTGCATTACAAAAATATTGGAGTGAACTAACTCAGGATATTGACTGTATTTGTCAATATCCTGGAGCGGAACATGGGCAACTGATAGAGGCGATCGCACAGATGCATCAACTATCCCAAGAGCGATTATTGCTTGTTAATGGTACGAATGAAGCTATCTACCTTCTTGCGTCGCTCTTGAGCAAAAAACGTGTAGGCATTATAGAACCTACGTATCCGGAATATGAATGCGCACTAAAGGCTTACAATGCCCATGTTGTTCATATCCAATATGAAGACTTTTGCAATGATGCACTAGATTATAGTCAAGTGGACGCTCTCATACTATGCAACCCAAATAATCCGACAGGTCAATACTTGTCCTATGGGGATTTAGAAGAAAAGGTTGAGCAAATGCAGGCGCATGGCGTGCTTTGTATTATGGATGAAGCCTATATGGATTTTCTGCCGTTAAAGACAGACACGATACATGCGCAGACAAAGCAATGGGCAGAAAAATATAGGCATGTGCTTTTTTTACGAAGCCTCACAAAAATATTTCGTATACCAGGGATTCGTTTAGGCTATGTGATGGCTCATCCGGAATATATAAAAGCTCTGGAAAAAAGGCAACCATCTTGGTCGGTTAATCGCTTAGCCATTGCCTTAGGGATACGTTTGATGGTAGAACAAGACTATATTCAAGAGACAAAAAACTACTATCATAAGGAGCGGGAGCGAGTTACGCAGCAACTAGTGGGTCAAGGATGGAAGGTTCTTTTTTCAACAGTGAATTTTTTTGTGGTAGAGGTATCTAGAGCGGATGACTTGATTGTGTGGTGCTTAAGGCATGGCGTTGTATTAAGGCATACCAAAAATCACAAAGGGCTTGATGGAAAATATATCCGTATTGGATTACAAAGACCGAAAGAAAATGATCGGTTGCTTGAGGTTTTAAAAGCATATCGACATCAAGAATAG
- a CDS encoding sugar ABC transporter substrate-binding protein, which yields MKLKKVMALMLTLVMVLSLAACSGGDNSNEGGTDSGASTDTTDTSSESTDSESSDTSGSSDVALTVAIWDTNQEPGLTQIINDFTEKTGIKAQIQVTPWEQYWTMLEAGATGGSLPDVFWMHSNEIARYSEYEMLLDLTERIKSSDVLDMSKFPQEIIEIYNWEGTTQYAVPKDIDTIGLWYNKTMFDEAGVAYPDDSWTWEDFRAAAEQLTKDDGSQYGLALRPSNNQAGWYNLVYGKNGYIISDDKKSSGFDLPETIEAIDFFASMSKDGLMPPYEVLAENEEHALFEAGKVAMIMQGSWMLAELCNNEYVIENADIAVLPKDAETGRRPSIYNGLGWAASGNTEYPEEAWALIEYMGSEEAQQKQSDLGIVISAYEGTMDNWTGAYPTFNLQAYLDMMDDLVIRPYSKTTVRWENMANDKMIMAWTGDKTAEEVCLEIATEMNALLAEE from the coding sequence ATGAAGCTAAAAAAAGTGATGGCATTAATGTTAACATTAGTAATGGTATTAAGTTTGGCTGCGTGTAGCGGGGGAGACAATTCTAATGAAGGAGGAACAGATTCAGGAGCATCAACCGATACAACCGATACTTCGTCAGAGAGCACCGATTCAGAAAGTTCCGATACATCAGGTTCTTCAGATGTCGCATTAACAGTGGCGATTTGGGATACCAATCAAGAACCTGGATTAACACAGATTATTAATGATTTTACAGAAAAAACAGGTATTAAGGCTCAAATACAAGTAACGCCATGGGAGCAATATTGGACAATGCTTGAAGCAGGTGCAACAGGCGGATCATTACCGGATGTTTTTTGGATGCACTCAAACGAAATTGCAAGATATTCTGAGTATGAGATGCTTCTTGATTTAACTGAACGTATTAAGTCCAGTGACGTATTGGATATGTCAAAATTCCCTCAAGAGATTATTGAAATCTATAACTGGGAAGGTACAACACAATATGCAGTACCAAAAGATATTGATACCATCGGATTGTGGTACAACAAGACCATGTTTGACGAAGCCGGTGTAGCATATCCAGATGATTCATGGACATGGGAAGACTTTAGAGCGGCTGCTGAACAACTTACAAAAGATGATGGAAGCCAATATGGACTTGCGCTTCGTCCAAGTAATAACCAAGCAGGTTGGTACAATTTAGTCTATGGTAAAAATGGTTACATTATTTCGGATGATAAAAAATCTTCAGGCTTTGACTTGCCGGAAACTATTGAAGCGATTGACTTTTTTGCTTCTATGTCAAAAGACGGATTAATGCCACCTTATGAAGTGCTTGCAGAAAATGAAGAACATGCACTTTTTGAAGCAGGAAAAGTGGCGATGATTATGCAAGGTTCTTGGATGCTTGCAGAATTATGTAATAATGAATATGTTATAGAAAATGCTGACATTGCAGTTCTTCCAAAAGATGCAGAGACTGGACGACGACCTTCCATTTACAACGGTCTTGGATGGGCGGCATCAGGAAATACAGAATATCCTGAAGAAGCATGGGCGTTGATTGAGTACATGGGATCAGAAGAAGCGCAACAAAAACAATCAGACCTTGGTATTGTTATTTCAGCGTATGAAGGAACAATGGATAATTGGACAGGAGCATATCCAACATTTAACCTTCAAGCGTATCTAGATATGATGGATGATCTAGTGATTCGTCCATATTCAAAAACAACGGTTCGATGGGAAAATATGGCCAATGACAAAATGATTATGGCATGGACAGGAGATAAGACGGCTGAAGAAGTTTGCTTAGAGATAGCGACAGAGATGAATGCGTTATTAGCAGAAGAATAA
- a CDS encoding sugar ABC transporter permease: MFILPTMIGLFVLNIIPIFQTIYQSFFKAGAFGKGNVFVGLDNYRRMFADASVWQALINTFKYAVVEVPFSIAIALVLAVLLNRHMRGRSLYRTIYFLPMVAAPAAVAMVWRWLYNSEFGLLNHLLNTLGFDSVNWISNPNTTFIWIAVVGIWSVIGYNMVLFLAGLQEIPQDYYEAAMIDGASAVKQFFHITIPLISPMMFFVSVTRIIAAMQVFDVIYMMMDRNNPAFFKTQSLVYLFYRYSFVESDRGYGSAIVMLLLLVIMVITVIQIRMQKKWVNYN, translated from the coding sequence ATGTTTATACTTCCGACGATGATTGGATTATTTGTATTAAATATTATCCCTATTTTTCAGACAATATATCAAAGTTTTTTTAAAGCAGGAGCATTTGGAAAGGGGAATGTATTTGTTGGGCTGGACAACTACCGACGTATGTTTGCCGATGCCAGTGTTTGGCAAGCACTGATTAATACATTTAAATATGCTGTTGTTGAAGTGCCTTTTTCTATTGCAATCGCTTTGGTACTTGCGGTATTACTTAATCGTCATATGCGCGGGCGATCACTTTATCGAACGATATATTTCTTGCCGATGGTGGCTGCACCGGCAGCCGTAGCCATGGTTTGGCGCTGGTTATATAACTCTGAATTCGGTTTATTGAATCATTTGTTAAATACCTTGGGATTTGATTCAGTAAATTGGATATCGAATCCAAATACGACATTTATATGGATTGCGGTTGTGGGTATTTGGTCAGTTATTGGATATAATATGGTCCTATTTCTTGCAGGTCTACAAGAAATTCCGCAAGACTATTATGAAGCGGCGATGATTGATGGAGCAAGTGCAGTCAAACAATTTTTTCATATTACCATTCCGCTTATATCACCGATGATGTTTTTTGTATCCGTAACACGAATTATCGCGGCAATGCAAGTGTTTGATGTAATCTATATGATGATGGATCGCAATAATCCGGCATTTTTTAAGACGCAGTCGCTGGTATATCTATTCTATCGATACTCTTTTGTTGAATCAGATAGAGGATATGGATCAGCCATTGTAATGCTGCTACTCTTGGTGATTATGGTCATTACGGTGATTCAAATACGCATGCAAAAAAAATGGGTAAACTACAATTAG